From the Phycisphaeraceae bacterium genome, one window contains:
- a CDS encoding glycosyltransferase family 39 protein, translating to MTTPLLTRPPLVPISRRELTHALLIALALFAAFFALAAGTDLWDRDEPRYARAAVEMWNTGDYLIPWLNDQPRLRKPPMIYWMMAPFVGLLGPTALAARLVCVICMTAAALLTWLAGRRLFSPNIGLGSMAIFGTATLTLYVGSASIIDAPLVMFTNLAIYCFIDAIYRKPTWWHWPTIALCLASVVLLKGPLVWPIPVVTIAVAGFLARKQITLPRSWWIGFASLALLSFVPLIAWAIPVDRATDGQLYAIGFQKHVVDRITTGLEGHGSSNALEYFLLLPLYIPILLLIFFPWTLHLPAALSAMIGRRLGNPLERAILWAWTLPWFILASLASTKLPHYILPILPALAIAVAATIARHHAGQLSDSDRRWMTRGIFLALPVALGGAIAAIALPWALDSTGLILNELPVVIALLAITFLATYHHLKGRVLQSARLIAAATPPIVIAMVLLVLPTIENQLKASPTIAAAIHQQQTDPTAPLYMRDYDEPTLFFYVNRPTGHPIVQLNGQQVANWARGEADFTRQSPNEAGLLIIGSEELDRIQQRFGELPLQTTFTKSIIDYSSGTQYTQVMLVKPTTPNP from the coding sequence ATGACCACGCCCCTCCTCACACGCCCGCCCCTCGTGCCCATCTCTCGACGTGAACTCACCCACGCCCTCCTCATCGCCCTCGCCCTCTTCGCCGCCTTCTTCGCCCTCGCCGCCGGCACCGACCTCTGGGACCGCGACGAACCTCGCTACGCACGCGCCGCCGTGGAAATGTGGAACACCGGCGACTACCTCATCCCATGGCTCAACGACCAGCCACGACTCCGCAAACCACCCATGATCTACTGGATGATGGCACCCTTCGTCGGACTCCTCGGACCCACCGCCCTCGCCGCTCGACTCGTCTGCGTGATCTGCATGACCGCCGCCGCACTCCTCACATGGCTCGCCGGAAGACGACTCTTCTCACCCAACATCGGCCTCGGCAGCATGGCCATCTTCGGCACCGCCACCCTCACCCTCTACGTCGGCTCCGCCTCCATCATCGACGCACCCCTGGTCATGTTCACCAACCTCGCTATCTACTGCTTCATCGACGCCATCTACCGAAAACCAACCTGGTGGCACTGGCCCACGATCGCCCTCTGCCTTGCCTCCGTCGTCCTCCTCAAAGGCCCCCTCGTCTGGCCCATCCCCGTCGTCACCATCGCCGTCGCCGGATTCCTTGCCCGAAAACAAATCACCCTCCCACGCTCATGGTGGATCGGCTTCGCCTCCCTCGCCCTCCTCAGCTTCGTCCCCCTCATCGCCTGGGCCATCCCCGTCGACCGCGCCACCGACGGACAGCTCTACGCCATCGGATTCCAAAAACACGTCGTCGATCGCATCACCACCGGACTCGAAGGCCACGGCAGCTCCAACGCCCTCGAATACTTCCTCCTCCTGCCCCTCTACATCCCCATCCTCCTCCTCATCTTCTTCCCCTGGACCCTCCACCTCCCCGCCGCCCTCTCCGCCATGATCGGCCGCCGCCTCGGTAACCCCCTCGAACGCGCCATCCTCTGGGCATGGACCCTCCCCTGGTTCATCCTCGCCAGCCTCGCCTCCACCAAACTCCCCCACTACATCCTCCCCATCCTCCCCGCCCTCGCCATCGCCGTCGCCGCCACCATCGCCAGACACCACGCCGGACAACTCTCCGATTCCGACCGCCGCTGGATGACCCGCGGCATCTTCCTCGCCCTACCCGTCGCCCTGGGCGGGGCCATCGCCGCCATCGCACTCCCCTGGGCCCTCGACAGCACCGGACTCATCCTCAACGAACTCCCCGTCGTCATCGCCCTCCTCGCCATCACCTTCCTCGCCACCTACCACCACCTCAAAGGCCGCGTCCTCCAGTCCGCACGACTCATCGCCGCCGCAACACCACCCATCGTCATCGCCATGGTCCTGCTCGTCCTCCCCACCATCGAAAACCAGCTCAAAGCCTCACCCACCATCGCCGCCGCCATCCACCAACAACAAACCGACCCCACCGCCCCCCTCTACATGCGCGACTACGACGAACCCACCCTCTTCTTCTACGTCAACCGACCCACCGGCCACCCCATCGTCCAACTCAACGGCCAACAGGTCGCCAACTGGGCCCGAGGCGAAGCCGACTTCACCCGCCAATCCCCCAATGAAGCCGGACTCCTCATCATCGGCTCCGAAGAACTCGACCGCATCCAACAACGCTTCGGCGAACTCCCCCTCCAAACCACCTTCACCAAAAGCATCATCGACTACTCCTCCGGTACCCAATACACCCAGGTCATGCTCGTCAAACCCACCACACCCAACCCCTGA
- a CDS encoding PEP-CTERM sorting domain-containing protein, giving the protein MNIRTIAAACLALTLSTPALAGENQAGNLTGTRVHTKVKRLCNNTGQDANDFHVAAYQKEKGVSVNGAAFRTSAFDNITVGLSGGSFHNDGKNHQANANMTGGLVTDGQCIELDIWLYLTKRNQTWLRYDWTKDGQVIGGQGDAGVNIDPPAPGGDGGDPGQQEGDGGSDGNHVHAITIYNDMNKAFLLDDFYALASTTTYDELNDIDWTNVPPIFTEPITVPALSTWSYDFETSGSFFNGHIYLNYLLIDDEIQIIFDHPVPTPATLSLMSLGLLTLTRRR; this is encoded by the coding sequence ATGAACATCAGAACCATCGCCGCAGCCTGCCTCGCACTAACCCTCTCCACACCCGCCCTCGCCGGTGAAAATCAGGCCGGCAACCTCACCGGCACCCGCGTCCACACCAAGGTCAAACGACTCTGCAACAACACCGGCCAGGACGCCAACGACTTCCACGTCGCCGCCTACCAGAAAGAAAAAGGCGTCTCCGTCAACGGCGCCGCCTTCCGCACCAGCGCCTTCGACAACATCACCGTCGGCCTCTCCGGAGGCAGCTTCCACAACGACGGGAAAAACCATCAGGCCAACGCCAACATGACCGGCGGACTCGTCACCGACGGACAGTGCATCGAACTCGATATCTGGCTCTACCTCACCAAACGAAACCAGACATGGCTCCGATACGACTGGACCAAAGACGGACAAGTCATCGGCGGACAAGGCGACGCCGGCGTCAACATCGACCCACCCGCACCAGGCGGGGACGGCGGAGACCCCGGACAACAGGAAGGCGATGGCGGCAGCGACGGAAACCACGTCCACGCCATCACCATCTACAACGATATGAACAAAGCCTTCCTACTCGACGACTTCTACGCACTCGCCTCAACCACCACCTACGACGAACTCAACGATATCGACTGGACCAACGTACCTCCCATCTTCACCGAACCCATCACCGTCCCGGCGCTCAGCACCTGGTCCTACGACTTCGAAACCTCCGGCTCCTTCTTCAACGGACACATCTACCTCAACTACCTCCTCATCGACGATGAAATCCAGATCATCTTCGACCACCCCGTTCCCACACCCGCCACCCTCTCCCTCATGTCCCTCGGCCTCCTCACCCTCACCCGTCGCCGCTGA
- a CDS encoding calcium/sodium antiporter: MNILLILLGLALLTAGGELLIRGASRLAAAAGIPPLLIGLTVVAFGTSAPELAVSIKAALTGQADLALGNVVGSNTFNVLLILGLSALILPLAVSVQLIRLDVPIMIAVSALAWILAANGVVSRIEGGLLAAGLVAYTALQIRLGQQQQAADNTEQTAGRPPKTSPWPSLLCIALGLILLVFGSRFLVDGATAVARAFGVSELMIGLTIVSAGTSLPEVATSIIAATRGQRDIAVGNVVGSNIFNILGVLGISAALSPQGIAVAPAALSFDIPIMLAVAFACLPIFITAGRIDRWEGALFLCFYAAYLVFLILDATTHPGLNAFTSAMATFVIPLATLTLGLSLLYSRTPPRP, translated from the coding sequence ATGAACATCCTCCTCATCCTCCTTGGCCTCGCCCTGCTCACAGCAGGCGGGGAACTCCTTATCCGCGGCGCCTCCCGTCTCGCCGCAGCCGCTGGCATCCCACCCCTGCTCATCGGACTCACCGTCGTCGCCTTCGGCACCAGCGCACCCGAACTCGCCGTCTCCATCAAAGCCGCCCTCACAGGGCAGGCCGACCTCGCCCTCGGCAACGTGGTCGGCAGCAACACCTTCAACGTCCTGCTTATCCTCGGGCTCTCCGCCCTCATCCTTCCCCTCGCCGTCTCCGTTCAGCTCATCCGGCTCGACGTCCCCATCATGATCGCCGTCTCCGCCCTCGCCTGGATCCTCGCAGCCAACGGCGTCGTCTCCAGGATCGAAGGCGGCCTCCTCGCCGCCGGCCTGGTCGCCTACACCGCGCTCCAGATCCGACTCGGACAACAACAGCAAGCCGCCGACAACACCGAGCAAACCGCAGGCAGACCACCCAAGACCAGTCCCTGGCCTTCCCTCCTCTGCATCGCCCTCGGACTCATCCTCCTCGTCTTCGGCTCACGCTTTCTCGTCGATGGCGCTACCGCCGTCGCCCGCGCCTTCGGCGTCTCCGAACTCATGATCGGTCTGACCATCGTCTCCGCCGGCACTTCCCTCCCCGAAGTCGCCACCTCCATCATCGCCGCCACCCGCGGACAACGCGACATCGCCGTCGGCAACGTCGTCGGAAGCAACATCTTCAACATCCTCGGCGTCCTCGGCATCAGCGCCGCCCTCTCACCTCAGGGCATCGCCGTCGCACCCGCCGCCCTCAGCTTCGACATCCCGATCATGCTCGCCGTCGCCTTCGCCTGCCTGCCCATCTTCATCACCGCTGGACGGATCGACCGCTGGGAAGGCGCCCTCTTCCTGTGCTTCTACGCCGCCTACCTCGTCTTCCTCATCCTCGACGCCACCACCCACCCGGGTCTCAACGCCTTCACCTCCGCCATGGCCACCTTCGTCATCCCCCTCGCCACCCTCACACTCGGGCTCAGCCTCCTCTACTCACGAACCCCACCCCGCCCGTGA
- a CDS encoding glycosyltransferase family 2 protein, giving the protein MQPQGRKVDLTIVAPAHNEQDNIDGLVEEVHTVLSATNLSFQMIIVDDGSTDDTAARVQQHINAGADWLELVSLITPPGRGLGPAAGYRAGILRAQGDLVAILDADRQNDPNDLPRMIDALRQQNIDLVQGDRSANRRDNLIRRLSSSVGRLFRSTILGDDIRDSACAIRVMKREVALAIPFEIKGSQRFTAYLARMMGHKVIQLPVNHRPRIAGKAKFGVWNRALPGLIDLIGVRWMKARWRNVNTR; this is encoded by the coding sequence ATGCAACCCCAGGGCCGCAAGGTCGATCTCACCATCGTCGCACCCGCTCACAACGAGCAGGACAACATCGACGGACTCGTCGAGGAAGTACACACCGTCCTCTCCGCCACCAACCTCAGCTTCCAGATGATCATCGTCGACGACGGCTCCACCGACGACACCGCCGCACGCGTTCAACAACACATCAACGCTGGCGCTGACTGGCTCGAACTCGTTTCCCTCATCACACCACCGGGCCGCGGACTCGGCCCCGCCGCTGGCTACCGCGCCGGCATCCTCCGCGCCCAAGGCGACCTCGTCGCCATCCTCGACGCCGACCGACAGAACGACCCCAACGACCTCCCACGAATGATCGACGCCCTCCGCCAGCAAAACATCGACCTCGTTCAGGGCGACCGCTCCGCCAACCGCCGCGATAACCTCATCCGACGACTCTCCTCCTCCGTCGGACGACTCTTCCGCAGCACCATCCTCGGCGACGACATCCGCGACTCCGCCTGCGCCATCCGCGTCATGAAACGAGAGGTCGCCCTCGCCATCCCCTTCGAGATCAAAGGCTCCCAACGCTTCACCGCCTACCTCGCCCGCATGATGGGCCACAAAGTCATCCAACTCCCCGTCAACCACCGACCTCGCATCGCCGGAAAAGCCAAGTTCGGCGTCTGGAACCGCGCCCTCCCCGGACTCATCGACCTTATCGGCGTCCGCTGGATGAAAGCCCGATGGCGCAACGTCAACACCCGCTGA
- a CDS encoding 6-carboxytetrahydropterin synthase translates to MTDSGTYAITVRTVFAASHALRLANGDTEPLHGHNWDVLAEVSAIDLDRMQAVMDFHDVQNALADILKPWNNRHLNDCPPFVDGTLNPTAERVAWAIAQQLIAAMPEGVQVTSVAVGEAPGCTAIYRP, encoded by the coding sequence ATGACCGACTCAGGCACCTACGCCATCACCGTCCGCACCGTCTTCGCCGCCTCCCACGCCCTCCGTCTGGCCAATGGCGACACCGAACCCCTCCACGGACACAACTGGGACGTCCTCGCCGAAGTCTCCGCCATCGACCTCGACCGCATGCAAGCGGTCATGGACTTCCACGACGTCCAAAACGCCCTTGCCGACATCCTCAAACCCTGGAACAACCGCCACCTCAACGACTGCCCCCCCTTCGTCGATGGCACCCTCAACCCCACCGCAGAACGCGTCGCCTGGGCCATAGCCCAGCAACTCATCGCCGCCATGCCAGAAGGCGTCCAGGTCACCTCCGTCGCCGTCGGCGAAGCCCCCGGCTGCACCGCCATCTACCGCCCGTAA
- a CDS encoding DoxX family membrane protein, protein MESTPPPNPPSLLQRLLLAPSARPGLLTDALMLGVRLYAGITIANAGFDKLPVPNWMVEQVIELNFPQPELFALIACYTEAVGGLLVAFGLLTRPAALLVAFTMGVAAFGYQNQTPILGGIHVAQLLFWFFVAFTALGAGRFSLDHLLTRQRTAATKTRIGLSGSLAAIVFITLNALGVYFAFLQNPPETETQSDTTTIESIAVAGTFNNWDPTANPMTQTDDHLWTLDIQIDALGPYAFKFAANGSWDINLGEADQPTQRFPITGTAEPNADNILTYIPTPATYRITLDSTTYAYNLTHIEPIKSQDPPTDPTTE, encoded by the coding sequence ATGGAATCAACACCCCCACCCAACCCACCCTCCTTACTCCAACGCCTTCTCCTCGCGCCCTCCGCACGCCCCGGCCTCTTAACCGATGCCCTCATGCTCGGCGTCCGCCTCTACGCCGGCATCACCATCGCCAACGCAGGCTTCGACAAACTCCCCGTCCCCAACTGGATGGTCGAGCAGGTCATCGAACTCAACTTCCCCCAACCAGAACTCTTCGCCCTCATCGCCTGCTACACCGAAGCCGTAGGCGGACTCCTCGTCGCTTTCGGACTCCTCACCCGACCCGCCGCCCTCCTCGTCGCCTTCACCATGGGCGTCGCAGCCTTCGGATACCAGAACCAGACCCCGATCCTTGGCGGGATCCACGTCGCCCAACTCCTCTTCTGGTTCTTCGTCGCCTTCACCGCCCTAGGCGCAGGCCGATTCTCCCTCGACCACTTGCTCACCCGTCAACGAACCGCCGCCACCAAAACCCGCATCGGCCTCTCCGGCAGCCTCGCCGCCATCGTCTTCATCACCCTCAACGCCCTAGGCGTCTACTTCGCCTTCCTCCAGAACCCACCCGAAACCGAAACCCAATCAGACACCACCACCATCGAGTCCATCGCCGTCGCCGGGACCTTCAACAACTGGGACCCGACCGCCAACCCCATGACCCAGACCGATGACCACCTCTGGACCCTCGACATCCAGATCGATGCCCTCGGACCATACGCCTTCAAGTTCGCCGCCAACGGATCCTGGGACATCAACCTCGGCGAAGCCGACCAACCCACCCAACGCTTCCCCATCACAGGCACTGCCGAACCCAACGCAGACAACATCCTCACCTACATCCCGACCCCAGCCACCTACCGCATCACCCTCGATTCCACCACATACGCCTACAACCTAACACACATCGAGCCCATCAAATCACAAGACCCACCGACCGATCCAACAACGGAGTAA
- a CDS encoding PEP-CTERM sorting domain-containing protein: MTRLQPLLAPLALISLLAPSTTDAAITFSQTFTNRTNSAASGLRWWFAPDATVSNTGSNVFANSAITHHPNPIHGQASAVDIWYASGNVNVGNSAKVWAKVGGSSSTAYRAEWTNNLGTPIGSAYLPCSFGGSTLVQGAQHIWSIPIDNPNDAVQMTIRNLEYSLTTIQLSGPQLQTFSGTWNVITPITVVDPGQTYTFDILAAPDELPVIRADLSYDSIDDATSSIIFQPVPEPATLATLALGWLCISKRSHT, encoded by the coding sequence ATGACACGCCTCCAGCCCCTGCTCGCACCCCTCGCCCTCATCAGCCTCCTCGCCCCCTCCACCACCGACGCCGCCATCACCTTCTCCCAGACCTTCACCAACCGAACCAACAGCGCCGCCTCCGGCCTCCGATGGTGGTTCGCGCCCGACGCCACCGTCTCCAACACCGGCAGCAACGTCTTCGCCAACTCCGCCATCACCCATCACCCCAATCCCATCCACGGACAGGCCTCCGCCGTCGATATCTGGTACGCCTCCGGCAACGTCAACGTCGGTAACTCAGCCAAAGTCTGGGCCAAGGTCGGCGGGTCCTCCAGCACCGCCTACCGCGCCGAATGGACCAACAACCTCGGAACCCCCATCGGCTCGGCCTACCTACCCTGCAGCTTCGGTGGGTCAACCCTCGTCCAAGGCGCGCAACACATCTGGTCCATCCCCATCGACAACCCCAACGACGCCGTGCAGATGACCATCCGCAACCTCGAATACAGCCTGACCACCATCCAGCTCAGCGGCCCCCAACTCCAGACCTTCTCCGGAACCTGGAACGTCATTACGCCCATCACTGTCGTCGATCCCGGTCAGACCTACACCTTCGACATCCTCGCCGCACCCGATGAACTGCCCGTCATCCGAGCAGACCTCAGCTACGACTCCATCGACGACGCCACCAGTTCCATCATCTTCCAACCAGTCCCCGAACCCGCTACCCTCGCCACACTCGCTCTGGGGTGGCTCTGCATCAGCAAACGATCCCACACCTAA
- a CDS encoding VIT family protein — MIHKERHRTGRVGWLRAAVLGANDGIVSTASLLVGVAAADASRGSLMVAGVAGLVAGAMSMAAGEYVSVSSQADTETADLNRERRELEADPPSELAELAAIYVRRGLDELLARQVATQLMAHDALGAHARDELGISDVMSARPVQAAFTSASTFALGAALPLLAAFLCPPNMVVLIVSVTSLVCLALLGGLSASTGGAPIGRAVFRVTFWGVLAMALTAGIGALFGVVA; from the coding sequence ATGATTCACAAGGAGAGGCATCGAACCGGCCGGGTTGGCTGGCTGCGGGCGGCGGTGCTGGGCGCTAATGACGGGATCGTCTCGACCGCGAGCCTGTTGGTTGGTGTTGCCGCGGCCGATGCTTCGCGAGGCAGTTTGATGGTGGCAGGTGTTGCGGGTTTGGTGGCCGGGGCGATGTCGATGGCCGCAGGGGAATATGTGTCGGTCAGTTCTCAGGCCGACACCGAGACGGCGGACCTGAATCGTGAGCGGAGGGAACTTGAGGCTGATCCTCCATCGGAACTTGCTGAACTCGCCGCCATCTATGTCCGGCGCGGGCTGGATGAGCTGTTGGCTCGGCAGGTTGCGACGCAGCTGATGGCCCATGACGCTTTGGGCGCTCACGCTCGGGATGAGTTGGGTATCTCAGACGTCATGTCAGCGCGACCGGTGCAGGCGGCCTTCACCTCCGCAAGCACGTTTGCGTTGGGGGCGGCGTTGCCTTTGCTCGCGGCGTTTCTCTGCCCGCCGAACATGGTTGTGCTGATCGTCTCCGTGACGTCTTTGGTGTGTTTAGCGCTGCTTGGCGGTCTATCGGCATCAACCGGGGGCGCTCCGATCGGGAGAGCGGTGTTTCGTGTCACTTTCTGGGGGGTGTTGGCGATGGCGTTGACGGCGGGCATTGGTGCGCTGTTTGGCGTGGTGGCCTAG
- a CDS encoding DUF1566 domain-containing protein, translating into MTPLHANKSTSRQTSQPPTPHTHWLKAPDWYRALTAAVLIITAALSHTTQAALLDRGHGLIYDTSTGLTWLQDANYAQNSGYDADGKMHLAAARSFANNLVYKGIDDWHLPNTHPGSYELDLETLVEVSLLNHYHPQPDFQYTAPFQNMNAGTPYWSPGTGAWANQTWTYTYNNPHQSRIHYAGELGGDFIPWPVRHGDPLQHITSDFDSKLLGGDLNSLQGWDLTGRGSAQITQRHGRTMLQLTTGSPVNLSQHFDTPNEPFILTYDLDMSETWGQDLRVYLNNQLIDQIFNSTTGLTTRTLTIDSPTLLSLEATELRFTLDYHAPGYTAYLDNITVCPVPEPGTLAIFTLTLIPLNRLYSSVNPQQEKTP; encoded by the coding sequence ATGACACCCCTCCACGCAAACAAAAGCACCTCGCGACAAACCAGTCAACCACCCACACCCCATACCCACTGGCTCAAAGCTCCTGACTGGTACCGAGCACTCACCGCAGCCGTCCTCATCATCACCGCCGCCCTCAGCCACACCACTCAAGCTGCCCTCCTCGACCGCGGCCACGGACTCATCTACGACACCAGCACCGGACTCACCTGGCTCCAGGACGCCAACTACGCCCAAAACTCAGGCTACGACGCCGACGGCAAGATGCACCTCGCCGCCGCTCGGTCATTCGCCAACAACCTCGTCTACAAAGGAATCGACGACTGGCACCTCCCCAACACCCACCCCGGTAGCTACGAACTCGACCTCGAAACCCTCGTCGAAGTATCACTCCTCAACCACTATCACCCACAGCCCGACTTCCAATACACCGCACCCTTCCAGAACATGAACGCCGGCACCCCCTACTGGTCACCCGGCACCGGGGCATGGGCCAACCAGACCTGGACCTACACCTACAACAACCCTCACCAAAGCCGAATCCACTACGCTGGCGAACTCGGCGGAGACTTCATCCCCTGGCCCGTCCGCCACGGCGACCCACTCCAACACATCACCTCTGACTTCGACAGCAAACTCTTGGGCGGAGACCTCAACTCCCTCCAGGGCTGGGACCTCACCGGCCGAGGGTCCGCCCAGATCACACAACGCCACGGCCGCACCATGCTCCAACTCACCACCGGCTCACCCGTCAACCTCTCACAACACTTCGACACACCCAACGAGCCCTTCATCCTCACCTACGACCTCGACATGTCCGAAACCTGGGGCCAGGACCTCCGCGTCTACCTCAACAACCAACTCATCGATCAGATCTTCAACAGCACAACCGGACTCACCACACGCACCCTCACCATCGACTCCCCCACCCTGCTGAGCCTGGAAGCCACCGAACTCCGCTTCACCCTTGATTACCACGCCCCCGGCTACACCGCATACCTCGACAACATCACCGTCTGCCCCGTCCCCGAACCCGGGACGCTAGCGATTTTCACCCTGACCCTGATTCCCCTGAATCGTCTCTACAGCTCTGTCAATCCGCAACAGGAGAAAACACCATGA
- a CDS encoding VTT domain-containing protein — protein sequence MTQIDPSTTPTNTWRNWLPTLALLTVALALPALGAIGLAQPIRSAADALRDQTLWSAPLFITAAALLAGTALLPTHAISLAAGYIFGVTLGTPLALAAVLIATTLGVQLAKRLGSNHLRQWVDQHPTARRLTSLIDTPNRSAILAITLLRLPPQVPFALANALAALLNLPLTPLLIGTALGMLPRVALVTYLGSQLAAWDQGTTSTNTLLLALASATIALLGLSLLARHTLRHTT from the coding sequence ATGACGCAGATCGACCCCTCCACCACACCCACCAACACCTGGCGAAACTGGCTCCCCACCCTCGCCCTCCTCACCGTAGCCCTCGCACTCCCCGCCCTCGGCGCGATCGGTCTCGCCCAACCCATCCGCTCCGCCGCCGATGCCCTCCGCGATCAAACCCTCTGGTCCGCGCCCCTCTTCATCACCGCCGCCGCACTCCTCGCCGGAACCGCACTCCTCCCCACCCACGCCATCTCACTCGCCGCCGGTTACATCTTCGGCGTCACCCTCGGCACACCCCTCGCCCTCGCCGCCGTCCTCATCGCCACCACCCTAGGCGTCCAACTCGCCAAACGACTCGGCTCCAACCACCTCCGCCAATGGGTCGACCAACACCCCACCGCCCGACGACTCACCAGCCTCATCGACACCCCCAACCGAAGTGCCATCCTCGCCATCACCCTCCTCCGACTCCCACCCCAGGTCCCCTTCGCCCTCGCCAACGCCCTCGCCGCCCTCCTCAACCTCCCCCTCACCCCCCTGCTCATCGGCACCGCCCTCGGCATGCTCCCCCGCGTCGCCCTCGTCACCTACCTCGGCAGCCAACTCGCCGCATGGGACCAAGGCACCACCTCCACCAACACCCTCCTCCTCGCCCTCGCCTCCGCCACCATCGCCCTCCTCGGACTCTCCCTCCTCGCCCGACACACCCTCCGCCACACCACCTGA
- a CDS encoding PEP-CTERM sorting domain-containing protein gives MIGQFCSPLTRTAILLAFATITGLAASPSQALVIVPAYYYAGASSGTTAWGGGGVGWETPNAEEPDRLDYSHSWAHSRYSVSWYDNNYTIGGYAETIAGSLPRIQLAHSMSGYGPTDQRDFSYQPVQTGATGRIIYYVLPVGIAPLPPDAEHVPVPFRYRAHGDSTVTHDGECTAYVTGSIRISWYASEAWQSELAFDWYNDNGSGSDPASFEVDRKLELPADMHIKVDMQLAGGVHMKLINDWSGTGQGSASVSGYLDPIIEIDPDWEYAQYYTLVYSDGIEQYVPEPTTMCLLGFGGLSLIRRRRA, from the coding sequence ATGATCGGACAATTCTGTTCACCATTGACCCGCACGGCCATCCTCCTTGCCTTCGCCACGATTACAGGCTTGGCCGCCTCGCCCTCGCAGGCCCTCGTCATAGTACCGGCATATTATTACGCGGGGGCCTCTTCCGGAACAACCGCTTGGGGCGGAGGGGGCGTAGGCTGGGAGACCCCCAATGCAGAGGAACCGGATCGCCTTGACTACAGCCATTCATGGGCGCATTCAAGATACAGCGTCTCATGGTACGACAACAACTACACCATCGGCGGTTACGCGGAGACGATTGCCGGATCGCTGCCTCGGATCCAACTTGCTCACAGTATGTCCGGCTATGGGCCCACGGATCAGCGGGATTTTTCATACCAACCCGTCCAGACAGGAGCGACCGGCCGCATCATCTACTACGTCCTGCCCGTCGGAATCGCTCCGCTGCCCCCCGACGCAGAGCATGTTCCGGTGCCATTCCGCTACCGCGCTCACGGCGATTCAACTGTCACCCACGACGGCGAGTGCACGGCTTATGTCACCGGGTCGATAAGAATCAGCTGGTATGCGAGTGAAGCTTGGCAGAGCGAGTTAGCTTTCGATTGGTACAACGACAATGGTTCCGGCTCTGACCCGGCATCGTTCGAAGTCGATAGGAAACTTGAACTGCCCGCCGACATGCACATTAAGGTCGACATGCAACTGGCGGGCGGGGTTCACATGAAACTCATTAACGACTGGAGCGGTACAGGACAGGGCTCGGCAAGCGTGTCCGGCTACTTGGATCCGATCATCGAGATCGATCCCGACTGGGAATACGCCCAGTACTACACGCTGGTCTACAGCGACGGCATCGAACAGTATGTTCCCGAACCGACCACAATGTGCCTACTGGGCTTCGGCGGTCTATCGCTGATCCGTCGTCGCAGAGCATAG
- a CDS encoding GIY-YIG nuclease family protein, with translation MKWGHGPLWIYSLQNHASRFYIGHTDDLERRLTQHNDA, from the coding sequence TTGAAGTGGGGTCACGGCCCACTCTGGATTTACTCCCTCCAAAACCACGCCAGCCGCTTCTACATCGGGCACACCGATGACCTTGAGCGCCGCCTGACCCAGCACAACGACGCCTAG